From Candidatus Kaelpia aquatica, the proteins below share one genomic window:
- a CDS encoding type II secretion system protein GspG, with product MSYLYNKIKGVTLMELIVVIIIMGVLAGLLTPLAVTTIRRAKISNAESKLHALGEALRLYYECNFDLPASDLTDLSPEYIRSSEYSGDYAYDAWRKAIVYTKSDSKNATLVSYGPNRISGGDDITYNVSCSDIYRNYHRAVEDELIEVNKAVEDFVRDGYALSSSITSESADFSTYLIDSDYKYDNWGIRGAPGEDRAAGEPYHYDETKQTFYSYGPDGADDSCSDDDILPEGMP from the coding sequence GTACAATAAAATTAAAGGTGTAACTCTGATGGAGCTTATCGTAGTCATTATAATAATGGGGGTTTTAGCCGGGCTGTTAACTCCTCTTGCAGTAACGACTATAAGAAGAGCAAAGATATCTAACGCTGAGAGCAAGCTCCATGCTTTAGGTGAGGCGTTGAGGCTTTACTATGAGTGTAACTTTGATCTGCCAGCCAGTGATTTGACAGATCTTTCTCCGGAGTATATTAGGTCATCTGAGTATAGTGGTGACTATGCTTATGATGCCTGGAGAAAAGCCATTGTATATACCAAATCAGATTCAAAGAATGCAACCCTTGTTTCTTATGGGCCAAATAGGATAAGCGGGGGAGATGATATAACATACAATGTCTCCTGCAGCGATATCTATAGGAACTATCACAGAGCAGTAGAGGATGAGTTGATAGAGGTTAACAAGGCTGTTGAAGATTTTGTAAGAGATGGTTATGCTTTAAGCAGTTCTATTACATCTGAATCAGCCGATTTCAGTACTTATCTAATAGATAGTGATTATAAGTATGATAACTGGGGCATTAGAGGTGCTCCCGGAGAAGATAGGGCAGCTGGAGAGCCTTACCATTACGATGAGACCAAGCAGACATTTTATAGCTATGGTCCTGACGGAGCTGATGACTCCTGTAGTGATGATGATATTCTACCTGAGGGTATGCCTTAG